The following are encoded in a window of Ignavibacteria bacterium genomic DNA:
- a CDS encoding FHA domain-containing protein, with protein sequence MRKYIVPASALLVLFWSAIIFSQPKKIAIEEITKNSRSFSSQAVEVEGIVTQYVPSTSSTTSYYMISGQFGGSIKVNTSSTAPELFKRYRVTGTVYIDPSNSEAFISERSRSSLEPASTSAASEGTDPLVILLVVLFVLLAAIFIYTQISRRRERNYEEVIYALPLTPQSETMHIPDTRGPEKPVAEKYEPPQAKPRMEPVIEKPSPGMEMPPRAEMPPRREVLKTEKKIQAPFFDSDFRTIKIVPAAPQTITFIPGVLEIISGDDTGKSFRIAGFPTSEGSIVSIGREVVTGERAYAHIQLNEKFRTVSRRQAELIYKDHKLFVRNLSETNLTQVDGVELKPGECAELKPDAKIRTGELEFQYKIN encoded by the coding sequence TAAAAATTCCCGGTCCTTCAGCTCCCAGGCCGTGGAAGTTGAGGGGATTGTAACACAATACGTGCCGTCTACCTCATCTACAACAAGCTATTATATGATAAGCGGCCAGTTCGGCGGCTCCATAAAGGTTAATACCTCCTCCACTGCACCCGAACTCTTTAAGCGCTACAGGGTTACAGGCACGGTATATATCGACCCTTCGAACAGTGAGGCTTTTATCAGTGAACGCTCAAGAAGCTCACTTGAACCTGCTTCAACTTCCGCCGCCTCTGAAGGAACAGACCCTCTGGTTATACTCCTTGTTGTGCTCTTTGTTCTCCTTGCCGCCATATTTATCTATACACAGATCTCAAGGCGCAGGGAAAGAAATTATGAGGAGGTAATCTATGCGCTCCCTCTAACACCCCAAAGCGAAACAATGCATATTCCGGATACCCGTGGGCCAGAGAAGCCGGTGGCTGAAAAGTATGAGCCTCCCCAGGCAAAACCGCGCATGGAGCCGGTAATTGAAAAACCTTCGCCCGGAATGGAAATGCCTCCAAGAGCGGAAATGCCTCCGCGCAGGGAAGTGCTTAAGACAGAGAAAAAAATACAGGCACCGTTCTTTGATTCTGATTTCAGGACTATAAAAATAGTTCCTGCCGCTCCGCAGACAATCACCTTTATTCCCGGAGTCCTCGAAATCATCTCGGGCGACGACACCGGAAAATCTTTCAGAATTGCCGGATTCCCTACATCCGAGGGAAGCATTGTCTCAATCGGCAGGGAAGTGGTTACCGGCGAAAGGGCTTACGCCCACATCCAGCTTAATGAAAAGTTCAGAACCGTCTCGCGCAGGCAGGCTGAACTGATCTATAAGGACCATAAGCTCTTCGTCAGAAACTTAAGCGAGACAAACCTTACACAGGTCGACGGCGTGGAGCTTAAACCGGGCGAATGCGCGGAACTAAAACCTGATGCTAAAATCAGAACAGGAGAACTGGAATTTCAGTATAAAATAAATTAA